One stretch of Muribaculum intestinale DNA includes these proteins:
- a CDS encoding glycosyltransferase family 2 protein — MDISVVVPLYNEAESLPELEAWIDRVMKNNGFSYEILFINDGSTDDSWDVITGLSQKNPSVRGVCFRRNYGKSPALNTGFARAKGDVVITMDADLQDSPDEIPELYRMITEEGYDLVSGWKQKRYDPLSKTIPTKLFNATARKVSGIHNLHDFNCGLKAYRSKVVKHIEVYGDMHRYIPYLAKNAGFGKIGEKVVHHQARKYGSSKFGLDRFVNGYLDLATLWFTSKFGVKPMHFFGLLGSLMFLLGFIAVAVVGFSKLYNMHHGLDYRLVTDSPYFYLALTLMILGSQLFLAGFIGELVVRNSPGRNHYEIEEEIVR, encoded by the coding sequence ATGGACATATCTGTCGTAGTACCTCTATATAACGAAGCCGAATCCCTTCCTGAACTTGAGGCGTGGATTGACCGAGTTATGAAAAACAACGGTTTCTCCTATGAAATACTTTTCATTAACGATGGGTCGACCGATGATTCATGGGATGTAATCACTGGACTCTCCCAAAAGAATCCGTCAGTCCGTGGAGTATGTTTCCGCCGCAACTATGGTAAGTCGCCTGCATTAAATACCGGATTTGCCCGTGCTAAAGGAGATGTCGTGATTACTATGGATGCGGATCTTCAGGACAGCCCGGATGAAATACCGGAACTATATCGTATGATAACCGAGGAGGGCTATGACCTTGTCAGTGGGTGGAAGCAGAAACGCTATGATCCTCTGTCAAAGACAATACCTACCAAGTTGTTCAATGCCACCGCACGCAAGGTAAGTGGCATTCACAATCTGCATGATTTCAACTGCGGGCTCAAAGCATACCGCTCAAAAGTGGTTAAGCATATTGAGGTATATGGCGACATGCATCGCTATATACCGTATCTTGCGAAGAATGCCGGGTTTGGCAAAATCGGAGAAAAGGTAGTTCATCATCAGGCCCGCAAATATGGTTCTTCAAAGTTTGGACTTGACCGTTTCGTAAATGGATATCTTGACCTTGCCACATTATGGTTTACATCAAAGTTTGGCGTTAAGCCGATGCACTTTTTTGGATTGCTTGGCTCACTGATGTTTTTGCTCGGCTTTATAGCTGTGGCTGTTGTGGGTTTCTCCAAACTTTACAATATGCATCATGGACTTGATTATCGCCTGGTAACTGATTCGCCATACTTTTATCTCGCTCTTACGTTAATGATACTCGGTTCTCAGCTTTTCCTCGCAGGATTCATAGGTGAGCTTGTCGTAAGAAATTCTCCCGGACGGAATCATTATGAGATAGAGGAAGAAATAGTACGATAA
- a CDS encoding DUF4199 domain-containing protein, giving the protein MDSSTLKSHSPYKRGADWGAWFGIYLSVLFFVTSYSVSSPVCALIGLLMIIGVPPCIYFMLRKSYVSDNGTTIFSSLWMEGISIFFFGGLIASIVAMIYMRWIDPTFFDSRIDTLIDMYSSMDMQQAQDAADMLTAARDQKLLPKPIELTVDMLWLIVFSGSILSMLISWLVQLTKVAPRVHNQKK; this is encoded by the coding sequence ATGGACTCTTCTACTCTAAAATCACATTCGCCATATAAGCGTGGTGCTGACTGGGGTGCCTGGTTTGGCATTTACCTGTCGGTTCTGTTTTTTGTTACGTCATATTCGGTAAGCAGTCCTGTCTGCGCCTTGATAGGACTGCTTATGATTATTGGAGTGCCTCCATGTATATACTTCATGTTGCGTAAAAGCTATGTGTCTGACAACGGCACTACCATTTTTTCATCTCTATGGATGGAAGGTATCTCGATATTCTTTTTTGGCGGCTTGATTGCCTCGATTGTGGCAATGATATATATGCGTTGGATTGACCCTACTTTTTTTGACAGCAGAATTGACACTCTTATCGACATGTATTCATCCATGGATATGCAGCAGGCGCAGGATGCCGCTGATATGCTTACCGCAGCCCGCGACCAAAAGCTCTTGCCTAAGCCAATTGAACTCACTGTCGATATGTTGTGGCTGATTGTATTTTCCGGTTCGATTCTATCCATGTTGATATCATGGTTGGTTCAGTTGACAAAAGTGGCTCCAAGAGTTCATAACCAAAAGAAATAA
- the surE gene encoding 5'/3'-nucleotidase SurE yields the protein MNKDKLPVILVSNDDGINAPGIHRLIDYIAGRGRIIAVAPDGPRSGQSSALTVNSPLRITRLPDYNGAEMYSVNGTPVDCVKLAVHVVLKDMHPDMLLAGINHGSNSAINALYSGTMGAVFEGCLLGADAIGFSYHSHDENASLAACAPVVEEVVSRVMEKGLPKGVCLNVNIPKCDKVAGIKTARAAEGYWTEEYAEYTDPHNRPYYWLTGRFHNAEPDARDTDLYWTDRGYASIVPCRPDQTAYTDISAIKSLF from the coding sequence ATGAACAAAGATAAACTCCCTGTGATTCTGGTGTCTAATGACGATGGAATCAATGCACCCGGTATACACCGACTGATTGACTATATTGCAGGACGAGGACGAATCATAGCCGTAGCACCCGATGGTCCCCGTAGTGGGCAGTCATCGGCTCTTACGGTAAATTCGCCGTTGCGCATCACTCGTCTGCCGGATTATAATGGTGCGGAGATGTACAGTGTCAATGGCACACCGGTTGACTGTGTCAAACTTGCCGTACATGTAGTGCTTAAAGATATGCATCCCGACATGCTGTTGGCTGGTATAAATCACGGTTCTAATTCAGCGATAAACGCATTGTATTCCGGCACTATGGGTGCTGTATTCGAAGGGTGTTTGTTGGGAGCCGACGCAATTGGCTTCTCCTACCATAGTCATGATGAGAATGCATCACTTGCAGCATGTGCGCCTGTCGTCGAGGAGGTTGTAAGTCGTGTGATGGAAAAAGGCTTGCCAAAAGGCGTATGTCTGAATGTGAATATTCCAAAATGTGACAAAGTCGCCGGAATAAAGACTGCACGTGCAGCCGAAGGATACTGGACTGAGGAATATGCTGAGTACACCGACCCTCATAATCGACCATACTACTGGCTCACAGGTCGTTTCCACAACGCAGAACCGGATGCTCGTGACACTGACCTTTATTGGACTGACCGTGGATATGCCTCAATCGTGCCATGTCGGCCTGACCAGACCGCATACACCGATATATCTGCTATAAAGTCGCTTTTTTAG
- a CDS encoding fimbrillin family protein, which translates to MKTKSLLALAFVSSVAFISCSDDGSGINVPDDSRENAIAFNVMVPKAPRAASTTTATIKEFYVYAFTAGKPYMERVVVRRNGSSWTYTPTMYWPDTPVNFYAYSPNITNSPNVGDDAIGDIPDYTCDGQTDLLYAVNIGETSKASPVNINFRHALSKASIMLSSSNEAIRVNVRHVVLHGLNHTGTFYYPDATTSQSMHQNVGHWEDLKLRSPLMIFYAIGEEDFVNLTTTPVDITENNLNMSFFLPQPLTKLEFDGSNYTGSYIEVDCEIFDVASGARIWPTASTPPSQLVDESPAGRLIFPMTSSAVSDWKIGHAYIYNIKIDNPTVLQPIDFNVTVDDFTLEN; encoded by the coding sequence ATGAAAACAAAGTCTCTTTTAGCTCTTGCTTTTGTATCTTCGGTAGCATTTATATCATGCTCTGATGACGGGTCTGGTATAAATGTTCCTGATGATAGCCGTGAGAATGCGATTGCATTCAATGTCATGGTTCCGAAAGCTCCCCGCGCGGCTTCGACCACAACTGCGACTATAAAAGAATTTTATGTATATGCCTTTACTGCAGGTAAACCATATATGGAGCGCGTTGTGGTAAGACGCAACGGTTCATCGTGGACTTATACTCCTACTATGTATTGGCCTGATACTCCGGTCAATTTCTATGCTTATAGTCCTAATATAACCAATTCTCCAAATGTCGGAGACGATGCAATCGGAGATATACCCGATTATACATGCGACGGGCAGACTGATTTGCTATATGCCGTAAATATAGGAGAGACGTCAAAAGCATCTCCCGTCAATATTAATTTCCGGCATGCGCTGTCCAAGGCCAGCATCATGCTGAGCAGTTCGAATGAGGCTATCAGAGTCAATGTGCGTCATGTTGTACTTCATGGTCTTAATCATACCGGTACATTCTACTACCCGGATGCCACTACTTCACAGTCAATGCACCAGAATGTAGGACATTGGGAAGACTTGAAACTCAGGTCTCCACTCATGATATTTTATGCAATTGGTGAGGAAGATTTTGTAAACCTGACAACCACTCCTGTTGATATCACAGAGAACAATCTCAATATGAGTTTCTTTCTCCCGCAACCTCTGACCAAACTTGAATTTGACGGTTCAAACTACACCGGGAGCTATATAGAAGTAGACTGTGAGATTTTCGATGTTGCCTCCGGTGCCAGAATATGGCCGACTGCATCAACTCCACCTTCACAGTTGGTCGATGAGAGTCCGGCCGGACGTCTGATATTCCCGATGACCTCCTCGGCAGTATCGGACTGGAAGATAGGTCATGCATACATATATAATATAAAGATTGATAATCCTACGGTTCTCCAGCCTATCGATTTTAATGTGACGGTCGACGACTTTACTTTGGAGAATTAA
- a CDS encoding DUF5119 domain-containing protein, protein MGRLATYNIQIAIPTFVVVIAFLFSGCSLIYEHDECPVASYNGNFHIDVNWEYAPDAMPEGMAYMFFPIEGDDVWRFDIPGRNGGDIEIRDDDYRVVCMNDDTSGILFKDEDSFYFTCYCRTGGLYDGLGGTLDNPIGPAVADNGESVEVCPDMMWCGSVWEMDLNALGEWITYNEGEDNVLQDIRGITLYPRPAVANYRFIIENVSNLSGVKRLCASISGMASEMCPATLMCGSRCATLPLKADAAGDDCIEGRFLTFGLPKSPESANILTLYVWLTDGKKLRYDFDVTKQARNAKDPMNVSLIVGGIELPPSDPVGGEGGLDVSIDGWITEIIDIQS, encoded by the coding sequence TTGGGAAGGCTTGCAACATATAATATCCAAATTGCGATTCCGACTTTTGTAGTTGTTATCGCATTTTTATTTTCAGGATGCAGTCTCATATATGAGCATGATGAATGTCCCGTAGCTTCGTATAATGGAAATTTCCATATTGATGTCAACTGGGAATATGCTCCGGATGCTATGCCTGAGGGAATGGCATATATGTTCTTCCCGATAGAAGGCGATGATGTATGGCGATTCGATATTCCGGGCAGGAATGGCGGAGATATTGAGATTCGCGATGATGATTATAGAGTAGTATGTATGAATGATGATACCTCCGGCATCCTTTTTAAGGACGAAGACAGTTTTTATTTTACATGCTACTGCCGCACAGGTGGCCTTTATGATGGTCTCGGAGGTACTCTTGATAATCCAATAGGCCCGGCTGTCGCCGATAATGGAGAATCCGTTGAAGTATGCCCTGACATGATGTGGTGTGGCTCGGTGTGGGAGATGGATTTGAATGCGTTGGGTGAGTGGATTACATACAATGAAGGTGAAGATAATGTGTTACAGGATATCCGGGGAATTACATTGTACCCTCGGCCTGCTGTGGCAAATTATCGGTTTATCATTGAAAATGTATCCAATCTCTCCGGAGTGAAGAGGCTGTGTGCGTCTATAAGCGGTATGGCATCAGAGATGTGCCCGGCAACTTTGATGTGTGGCTCCAGATGCGCTACATTGCCATTGAAAGCCGATGCGGCTGGCGATGATTGTATTGAAGGCCGTTTTTTGACTTTCGGGCTGCCAAAAAGTCCTGAGTCTGCCAATATATTGACTTTATATGTGTGGCTTACTGACGGAAAGAAATTACGATACGATTTTGATGTCACTAAGCAGGCTCGCAATGCAAAGGATCCGATGAATGTCAGTCTTATTGTCGGAGGCATTGAGCTTCCGCCTTCAGACCCTGTTGGTGGAGAAGGTGGACTTGATGTAAGCATAGATGGATGGATTACTGAAATAATCGACATACAATCATGA
- a CDS encoding nitroreductase family protein, producing MKDVKTTLLDRRCIRRYEREDIPSEMMGFIYDAIRNTPTSYNGQQFSVIDIDDQPTKEKLYELTGQKQIKTCRHFLLFCADYNKISLVAEAKGIDMPDFAHTADGVIVGIVDATLAMMSALTAAESEGLGTCPIGYARTAAPEAIARLMKLPPKVFVVCGLAIGIPREMPDLKPKQSADLVVYHNTYRQDNLVPELLQYDQQIREYNATRAGTKSNNDWVSHIISYYKEAMDYHTLDALRRRGFDMCR from the coding sequence ATGAAAGACGTAAAGACCACCTTACTCGATCGCCGATGCATTCGTCGCTATGAACGTGAAGATATACCGTCAGAAATGATGGGATTCATATATGATGCGATACGTAATACACCCACAAGCTATAATGGACAACAGTTCTCAGTCATAGATATTGATGACCAACCTACCAAGGAGAAGCTATACGAGCTTACGGGGCAGAAGCAGATAAAGACCTGTCGCCATTTTCTGCTTTTCTGTGCCGATTACAATAAAATATCACTGGTGGCTGAAGCCAAAGGCATTGACATGCCTGATTTCGCTCACACGGCAGACGGTGTGATAGTAGGTATTGTAGATGCTACGCTTGCCATGATGAGCGCACTTACGGCGGCAGAGTCGGAAGGACTTGGAACATGTCCTATCGGATATGCGCGTACTGCGGCTCCGGAGGCTATCGCTCGCCTTATGAAGTTGCCGCCCAAAGTATTTGTGGTATGCGGGCTTGCAATCGGTATCCCACGCGAAATGCCGGATCTTAAGCCGAAGCAGAGTGCGGATCTTGTCGTCTATCACAATACATACCGTCAGGATAATCTTGTGCCCGAACTTTTGCAATACGATCAGCAGATTCGCGAGTACAATGCGACTCGTGCCGGTACAAAGAGCAATAATGACTGGGTATCCCATATAATATCCTACTATAAGGAAGCGATGGACTATCATACCCTTGACGCACTTCGTCGCCGCGGATTTGACATGTGCCGTTGA
- a CDS encoding pectinesterase family protein: MKLNPSFLCASSIALFASFSADAAIEGSFDPASVVEQWSNSSTYPKVIDINFSDESWPSTWQKETGRDCPEWADGGYVNAVLTTPANGDASDVSYPVLFHNCTFATKKSFNGRAGVTAAFARQYYLGDKCSGNSSSTYNNWTVKGHTHYLEDNITYDDKGKPNYGEAGFVQMCRNAAINGESMHGWMEIDHIPYVDIIQWSWSSTSWGRGIKCDYKVGDGEWKPLVWMGSERQKNGWTVFSDQGYFMENKIDAHDVSIRWRVWDGEIKGNPVQSDVFTHYADPMAERQAPRVHKIQIFGTEITASDAEYARENPIGDIGTPSDLGDYGFSGDTQKKPSPDTDAEIVTYTVGAADTADYSSIQSAIDAIPAYTRGIIYLHPGIYEENVYAGRKGEEPKFISIIGEDPATTIITSSTSRGGSNSGNSYLDCAALNVFVDRFYAEGITIRNTSGNVGQAEALYTAGDAHVFNNCVISGYQDTYKANVGSRGYFVNCVISGATDFIYDGGLEWFENCEIRCLKGGGYITAPAETAMPMTKLLYPELSADRFYPGLFFRNCRITSENGVATGAYTLGRPWKDTCGAMFIGCILGNHISRAGWSSWNGTENNASLYEYKNMTEDGTFTDISGRASFSHQATDNEVEAYMNPEFMFGKLSDIEFDYSSILRGSATPRNFDITDKGIFWDADENVAAFIIYKNGKFCGISAKPEFTEGIEPGASYAVRSVSRHGVMSSPVNASEARSLLAFPSAEGFGKYTSGGRGGRVVTVTSLADDNSEGTLRWAFEQHKGEPITIVFSVSGNIQLNRELRVSRSDWTLAGQTAPGDGILISRNKVNFGGSSNFIVRNMRFRIGQKSISGDILAENACGAENCSDFIFDHCAFGWSVEENMNTADAHFLTVQHSIVHEGLYNAGHSKGARGYGCQWGGSPATYHHNLLAHNNSRSPRFNGARGEDYVVFMEYVNNVNYNYGSRGGCYGGENTAAITSYNGLNSAHECNFINNYYKPGPNSSKTELWFVNSSGAREGATSWAPAKWWVDGNVGEGFAKATADNWKAMNTELYTLDQIRASERIVPATPYYKWTLAGPVGTYVPERYMLSGYMSGEEAYNYVVEHAGTVNRDKVEQRVAEEARTGKATYGGSLGRTRGIIDKETDAEGFYEYSIDYIVPADTDGDGMPDEWEKSVGLDINATDNNRINSDGYTALEVYLASLMGESMSTDFLMSGIENAVVSAKISYDPSTSILTVSPDAIGATLSVYALDGRMIYNRVVTSLESRLPLPSGINLLHLHGRNIAPRMLKISR, translated from the coding sequence ATGAAATTAAATCCAAGTTTCCTGTGTGCTTCCTCAATCGCACTGTTTGCCTCGTTTTCGGCAGATGCTGCGATAGAGGGGTCTTTTGATCCGGCTTCTGTCGTGGAGCAATGGAGCAATTCATCGACTTATCCAAAAGTGATTGACATCAACTTCAGCGATGAGAGCTGGCCTTCAACCTGGCAGAAAGAGACCGGACGTGACTGTCCGGAATGGGCCGACGGAGGATATGTCAACGCTGTACTAACCACTCCGGCCAATGGCGATGCCTCCGATGTAAGTTACCCGGTGTTGTTCCACAACTGTACTTTTGCGACCAAGAAGTCGTTTAACGGTAGAGCCGGAGTGACGGCCGCTTTTGCCCGACAGTACTATCTTGGCGATAAGTGCTCCGGCAACAGTTCATCGACATACAATAATTGGACGGTAAAAGGGCACACACATTATCTTGAAGATAACATTACCTATGATGACAAAGGCAAACCTAATTATGGAGAAGCCGGCTTTGTACAGATGTGCCGTAATGCAGCCATTAACGGCGAGTCGATGCACGGCTGGATGGAAATAGACCATATACCGTATGTCGACATAATCCAATGGTCATGGTCATCTACATCCTGGGGACGAGGTATCAAATGTGACTACAAGGTTGGCGACGGCGAATGGAAGCCACTTGTATGGATGGGATCAGAACGTCAGAAGAATGGCTGGACTGTATTCTCTGATCAGGGATACTTCATGGAGAATAAAATCGATGCTCATGATGTATCTATCCGCTGGCGTGTATGGGATGGCGAGATAAAGGGCAATCCCGTACAGAGCGATGTGTTTACCCATTATGCCGACCCGATGGCGGAGCGACAGGCACCACGTGTGCATAAAATCCAGATTTTCGGAACTGAAATTACCGCTTCTGATGCAGAATATGCGCGAGAGAATCCAATCGGGGATATCGGTACACCCTCCGACCTTGGCGACTACGGCTTTTCCGGAGACACACAGAAAAAACCGTCGCCCGATACTGATGCTGAGATTGTAACCTATACTGTCGGAGCAGCTGATACTGCTGATTACAGCAGTATACAAAGCGCAATAGATGCAATTCCGGCATATACACGTGGTATCATATATCTGCATCCGGGCATATATGAGGAGAATGTATATGCCGGCCGCAAGGGTGAGGAACCTAAATTTATCAGTATCATCGGCGAGGATCCGGCCACCACTATAATCACATCATCCACCAGCCGTGGCGGTAGCAATTCAGGCAACAGCTATCTGGATTGTGCCGCTCTCAATGTGTTTGTCGACCGATTCTATGCCGAGGGGATAACAATACGCAATACTTCGGGGAATGTCGGACAGGCAGAAGCACTTTATACAGCAGGTGATGCACATGTATTTAACAACTGTGTTATTTCCGGTTATCAGGATACATATAAAGCTAATGTCGGTAGCCGGGGCTATTTTGTCAACTGTGTAATTTCCGGTGCTACGGATTTTATTTACGACGGAGGCCTTGAATGGTTTGAGAATTGTGAGATACGATGCCTGAAAGGAGGAGGCTACATAACTGCTCCTGCTGAAACAGCGATGCCAATGACTAAACTCCTTTATCCGGAACTTAGTGCCGACCGTTTCTATCCCGGACTGTTTTTCCGTAATTGCCGCATAACATCCGAGAACGGAGTAGCAACCGGTGCATATACCCTCGGACGACCATGGAAGGATACCTGTGGCGCAATGTTTATAGGGTGTATCCTTGGCAATCATATCAGCCGCGCGGGATGGTCATCCTGGAACGGAACTGAAAACAATGCGTCACTGTATGAATATAAGAATATGACTGAGGACGGTACTTTTACGGATATCTCCGGTCGCGCGTCGTTCAGTCATCAGGCTACCGATAACGAAGTTGAGGCATATATGAATCCGGAATTCATGTTTGGCAAACTGTCAGATATAGAGTTCGACTACTCTTCGATACTTCGCGGCAGTGCTACTCCACGCAACTTTGATATAACCGACAAAGGCATATTCTGGGACGCAGATGAAAATGTGGCCGCATTCATCATATATAAGAATGGCAAGTTCTGCGGCATATCCGCCAAGCCGGAATTCACCGAAGGCATTGAGCCGGGCGCGTCATATGCCGTACGTTCCGTATCGCGACATGGCGTAATGTCATCTCCGGTCAATGCGTCTGAGGCCCGTTCGCTTCTGGCATTTCCATCAGCCGAGGGATTCGGCAAATATACCTCAGGCGGCAGAGGAGGTCGTGTCGTGACTGTTACATCTCTTGCCGATGACAATTCCGAGGGGACTCTGCGATGGGCGTTTGAGCAGCATAAAGGCGAACCAATCACTATCGTCTTCTCGGTCAGTGGAAATATCCAGCTGAACCGTGAATTGCGAGTTAGTCGCTCAGATTGGACTCTTGCCGGTCAGACAGCTCCCGGCGACGGAATACTTATAAGCCGCAATAAAGTCAACTTTGGTGGTTCCAGCAATTTTATTGTCCGAAATATGCGCTTCCGTATCGGACAGAAGAGTATCAGTGGAGATATTCTTGCGGAAAATGCTTGTGGTGCGGAAAACTGTTCCGACTTTATCTTCGACCATTGTGCTTTCGGATGGTCGGTTGAGGAAAATATGAACACAGCAGATGCTCATTTCCTTACAGTACAGCATTCGATTGTACATGAAGGCCTCTACAATGCCGGCCATTCGAAAGGTGCGCGTGGATATGGATGCCAGTGGGGAGGCTCTCCGGCAACATACCATCATAATCTGCTTGCCCACAACAACTCTCGTTCTCCGCGATTCAATGGCGCACGCGGAGAGGACTATGTAGTGTTTATGGAATATGTCAACAATGTGAATTATAACTATGGCTCCAGAGGAGGGTGCTACGGTGGAGAGAACACTGCTGCAATCACATCTTACAACGGGCTTAATTCCGCACATGAATGTAATTTCATAAACAATTATTACAAGCCGGGACCAAATTCGAGCAAGACGGAATTGTGGTTTGTCAATTCGAGCGGAGCAAGAGAGGGCGCTACCTCATGGGCTCCGGCAAAATGGTGGGTTGACGGCAATGTCGGCGAGGGATTTGCCAAAGCGACAGCCGACAACTGGAAGGCGATGAATACCGAACTTTATACCCTGGATCAGATACGCGCATCGGAACGTATAGTTCCGGCAACACCATATTATAAGTGGACACTCGCCGGTCCGGTCGGCACCTATGTGCCGGAGCGATATATGCTTAGCGGGTATATGTCGGGTGAGGAGGCTTACAATTATGTAGTAGAACATGCCGGTACTGTTAATCGTGACAAGGTAGAACAGCGGGTAGCCGAGGAGGCCCGCACCGGTAAGGCTACGTATGGAGGCTCACTTGGACGCACACGCGGTATTATCGACAAAGAGACGGATGCCGAAGGCTTCTATGAATACTCGATCGATTATATTGTGCCTGCTGATACTGATGGCGACGGTATGCCTGACGAATGGGAGAAGTCGGTAGGACTTGATATTAATGCCACTGATAACAATCGCATCAATTCCGACGGCTATACAGCTCTTGAAGTGTACCTTGCGTCATTAATGGGAGAGAGCATGTCGACTGACTTTTTAATGTCAGGAATAGAGAATGCTGTAGTTAGTGCCAAGATATCCTACGACCCGTCTACTTCTATTCTGACAGTAAGCCCGGATGCAATCGGAGCGACACTTTCAGTATACGCTCTTGATGGACGCATGATTTACAATCGGGTCGTAACCTCTTTAGAGTCGAGACTTCCGCTTCCATCCGGAATAAACCTACTGCATCTGCATGGTCGTAATATTGCGCCACGGATGCTTAAAATCTCACGCTGA